One segment of Niveibacterium microcysteis DNA contains the following:
- a CDS encoding DUF3422 family protein: MSEILNAHPMRQVLNDEAHARPPAALEAPARLSSLTLLFEREGIGQWEALIRLTRSMGCPAPEMEKPYYTGVGPTLTIRWSLHTEFVRYTFILPGAGDGSFAETALDRVPVEWLQALPGSVLVALHALLLPAGDSPMPGTDAASARWFGGHDLIGAEIGDGNGVAYTDLRLHPDPRIGGGCSRFVLMDRGMGPFQKGRMLQRLFEIETYRMLALLALPAAKQQMRTLDELSLQLRAITESMGVPCGDDAQLLAKLTALATAVENLVAQSQYRFSAARAYYQLVERRIGELRERRIAGLQPFREFMERRLAPAMETCETVVGRQDRITARIQRASALLRTRVEVQHEEQNRALLASMDRRAALQLRLQETVEGLSVAVLTYYTVGLTAYATKALKAIGLHLNPDIVTGAAIPVVAFAVWAGVRSVRNRLRHT; this comes from the coding sequence ATGTCCGAGATACTGAACGCCCATCCGATGCGCCAGGTGCTCAACGACGAAGCCCATGCGCGCCCGCCGGCGGCGCTCGAAGCGCCTGCCCGACTCAGTTCGCTGACCTTGCTGTTCGAGCGTGAGGGGATCGGCCAGTGGGAGGCCCTGATCCGCCTCACCCGCAGCATGGGCTGTCCGGCCCCGGAGATGGAAAAGCCGTACTACACCGGTGTCGGGCCGACGCTCACGATCCGCTGGTCTCTGCACACCGAGTTCGTGCGCTACACCTTCATCCTGCCGGGGGCCGGCGACGGCAGCTTTGCCGAAACCGCGCTCGATCGCGTTCCGGTGGAATGGCTGCAGGCGTTGCCCGGCAGCGTGCTGGTGGCGCTGCACGCGCTGCTGTTGCCCGCGGGCGATTCACCGATGCCGGGCACCGATGCGGCTTCGGCGCGCTGGTTTGGCGGCCACGACCTGATCGGCGCCGAAATTGGCGACGGCAACGGCGTCGCCTACACCGACCTGCGCCTGCACCCGGACCCGCGTATCGGCGGAGGCTGCTCGCGCTTCGTGTTGATGGATCGCGGCATGGGGCCGTTTCAGAAGGGCCGCATGCTGCAGCGCCTGTTCGAGATCGAAACCTACCGTATGCTGGCCTTGCTCGCGCTGCCCGCCGCCAAGCAGCAGATGCGGACGCTCGACGAACTGAGCCTGCAACTACGCGCCATCACCGAGTCGATGGGCGTGCCGTGCGGCGACGACGCGCAGCTGCTGGCCAAACTGACAGCGCTGGCGACCGCCGTGGAGAATCTCGTCGCCCAGAGCCAGTATCGTTTCTCGGCGGCGCGCGCTTACTACCAGCTGGTGGAGCGCCGCATCGGCGAGTTACGCGAGCGCCGCATCGCGGGCCTGCAACCGTTCCGCGAATTCATGGAACGGCGGCTCGCGCCGGCGATGGAGACCTGCGAAACGGTGGTCGGCCGGCAGGACCGCATCACCGCCCGCATCCAGCGCGCCAGTGCGCTGTTGCGCACACGCGTCGAAGTGCAGCACGAAGAACAGAATCGCGCGCTGCTCGCCAGCATGGATCGCCGCGCTGCGCTGCAGTTGCGGTTGCAGGAAACCGTCGAAGGTCTGTCGGTCGCGGTGCTCACTTACTACACGGTCGGCTTGACCGCTTACGCCACCAAAGCGCTGAAGGCGATCGGCCTGCACCTGAACCCGGACATCGTCACCGGCGCCGCGATACCGGTCGTGGCGTTTGCGGTCTGGGCGGGCGTGCGTAGCGTTCGCAACCGGCTACGCCACACCTGA
- a CDS encoding DNA alkylation repair protein: MNQHDFCDAVEAALATLGSAERRAPMQAYMKQRFAFLGVQTPQRRAATMPLIRAIRAPEPAWLLDTATALWQRTEREYQYVAVDLLARHHGQLRLADVPALLTLARDKSWWDSVDGLAGVIGDVVRAARSDDLRAQRVMDAALEHADFWLRRIAMLHQLGWRADTDVERLFGYARQLAPEAEFFIRKAIGWALRDFARHDPAAVRGFVAQMGEALSPLSRREAMKHIG, from the coding sequence ATGAATCAACACGATTTCTGCGACGCAGTTGAGGCGGCGCTCGCCACGCTGGGCTCGGCCGAACGCCGCGCACCGATGCAGGCCTACATGAAACAGCGCTTCGCCTTCCTGGGTGTGCAGACGCCGCAGCGCCGCGCCGCAACGATGCCCCTGATCCGTGCGATCCGCGCGCCGGAGCCCGCCTGGCTGCTCGATACGGCTACGGCGCTGTGGCAGCGCACAGAGCGGGAATACCAGTATGTCGCGGTGGATCTGCTGGCTCGGCACCACGGTCAGTTGCGCCTGGCTGATGTGCCGGCGCTGCTCACGCTGGCGCGCGACAAGTCATGGTGGGATTCGGTGGACGGCCTGGCCGGTGTGATCGGCGATGTCGTACGCGCCGCGCGCAGCGACGATCTGCGTGCGCAGCGTGTGATGGACGCCGCACTGGAACATGCGGACTTCTGGCTGCGCCGCATCGCGATGCTGCATCAACTCGGCTGGCGCGCCGACACAGATGTAGAACGGCTGTTCGGCTACGCTCGCCAGCTCGCACCCGAGGCGGAATTCTTCATTCGGAAGGCGATCGGCTGGGCGCTGCGTGACTTTGCCCGGCACGACCCGGCGGCGGTGCGTGGCTTTGTCGCGCAGATGGGCGAAGCGCTATCGCCCCTCAGCCGCCGTGAGGCGATGAAACACATCGGCTAG
- a CDS encoding metallophosphoesterase, with protein sequence MRTFLLIATTLLGLLHYYIGSRLLPALDLGEQAAALAWAMLALSVLLIPASLIARHITRPPLADRLTWAGSLAMGLFSSVLVLTALRDLALLLAAEHLPAAFEALSAQGVLALAVLVTLAGFINARRTASVVTVDVPLANLPDALHGFTIAQISDIHVGPTIKRGYLDRIVDRVNTLKPDLIAVTGDLVDGSVHDLAPHTEPLKRLAARYGAYFVTGNHEYYSNAHAWIAEVERLGVKVLMNEHVVLDHGGARLVVAGVTDYTAHQFDPRHRSDPLAALAGAPADAAAKVLLAHQPRSAEAAADAGFDLQLSGHTHGGQFFPWNLFVPLQQPFTAGLHKLRDLWVYTSRGTGYWGPPKRFGAPSEITRLRLVRA encoded by the coding sequence ATGCGCACCTTCCTGCTGATCGCAACCACGCTGCTCGGTTTGCTGCACTACTACATCGGCAGCCGTCTGCTGCCAGCGCTCGACCTGGGCGAGCAGGCTGCCGCACTCGCTTGGGCCATGCTTGCGCTGTCGGTACTGCTGATCCCCGCGAGCCTGATCGCGCGGCACATCACCCGCCCGCCGCTGGCCGATCGATTGACCTGGGCGGGCTCGCTTGCAATGGGGCTGTTCTCTTCTGTGCTGGTGCTCACGGCCCTTCGCGACCTTGCGCTGCTGCTTGCCGCCGAGCATCTTCCGGCGGCCTTCGAAGCGCTCAGCGCGCAAGGCGTGCTCGCACTCGCCGTGCTGGTCACGCTGGCGGGCTTCATCAACGCGCGGCGTACCGCAAGCGTCGTCACCGTGGATGTGCCGCTCGCCAATCTGCCCGACGCGCTGCACGGCTTCACGATTGCTCAGATCAGCGACATCCACGTCGGGCCGACGATCAAGCGCGGCTACCTCGATCGCATCGTGGACCGCGTAAACACCTTGAAGCCGGATCTGATCGCGGTCACCGGTGACCTAGTTGACGGCAGCGTGCATGACCTCGCGCCGCATACCGAACCACTCAAGCGCCTGGCCGCGCGCTACGGCGCCTACTTCGTCACCGGCAACCACGAGTACTACTCCAACGCACACGCGTGGATCGCCGAGGTCGAGCGCCTCGGCGTAAAGGTGCTGATGAACGAACATGTGGTGCTCGACCACGGCGGCGCACGGCTGGTCGTTGCGGGCGTCACCGACTACACCGCGCATCAGTTCGATCCGCGCCATCGCAGCGATCCGCTCGCCGCACTGGCCGGCGCACCGGCCGATGCTGCCGCGAAAGTGCTGCTCGCGCACCAGCCGCGCAGCGCCGAAGCGGCGGCCGACGCGGGCTTCGACCTGCAGCTCTCCGGCCACACGCACGGCGGTCAGTTCTTCCCGTGGAATCTCTTCGTGCCCTTGCAGCAGCCCTTCACCGCCGGCCTGCACAAGCTGCGCGACCTGTGGGTTTACACCAGCCGCGGTACCGGCTACTGGGGCCCGCCCAAGCGCTTCGGTGCACCTTCGGAGATCACCCGCCTTCGGCTGGTCCGGGCCTGA
- a CDS encoding cold-shock protein codes for MAAGTVKWFNDSKGFGFITPDGGGQDLFAHFSAIQGGGFKTLQENQRVTFDVTKGPKGDQASNIRPE; via the coding sequence ATGGCTGCAGGTACTGTGAAGTGGTTCAACGATTCCAAGGGCTTCGGATTCATCACCCCGGACGGCGGTGGTCAGGATCTGTTCGCGCACTTCTCCGCCATTCAAGGCGGTGGCTTCAAGACCCTTCAGGAAAACCAGCGCGTCACGTTTGACGTGACCAAGGGCCCGAAGGGCGACCAGGCTTCGAACATCCGCCCGGAGTAA
- a CDS encoding M48 family metallopeptidase — MQARSPFRYLTGYPERLTAPVRAMIADGTLGARLLAKYPQRHEVRTDRALYDYVGELKARYLRSADPLSKVAYDSRLHVIQHALGTHTAISRVQGQKLKAKREIRVASVFREGPPEFLRMITVHELAHLKERDHDKAFYQLCTYMEPGYHQLEFDLRAYLVLLEATGERPWASEDSSGETL, encoded by the coding sequence ATGCAAGCCCGCTCGCCCTTCCGTTACCTGACCGGCTACCCCGAGCGATTGACCGCGCCGGTGCGCGCGATGATCGCCGACGGGACGCTCGGCGCGCGCCTGCTCGCAAAGTATCCGCAGCGCCACGAGGTTCGCACCGATCGTGCGCTGTACGACTACGTCGGCGAGCTCAAGGCGCGCTACTTGCGCAGCGCCGATCCGCTCAGCAAGGTCGCTTACGACAGTCGCCTGCATGTGATCCAACATGCGCTCGGCACCCATACGGCCATATCGCGGGTGCAGGGGCAGAAGCTCAAGGCCAAGCGCGAGATTCGCGTCGCCAGCGTGTTCCGCGAGGGGCCGCCCGAGTTCCTGCGCATGATCACGGTGCATGAGCTGGCGCATCTGAAGGAGCGCGATCACGACAAGGCCTTCTACCAGCTGTGCACCTACATGGAGCCGGGCTACCATCAGCTTGAGTTCGACTTGCGCGCCTACCTTGTGTTGCTAGAGGCCACCGGCGAGCGACCGTGGGCGAGTGAGGACAGCTCAGGGGAAACGCTGTGA
- a CDS encoding ParA family protein yields the protein MSVIAVINRKGGSGKSTLATHVAGYLASLGHSVMLGDVDRQQSSRYWLGLRAAERTPIRGWTIDERNFARPPAGTQHVVLDTPGGFQGIGLMKVALYADAVLLPATSSVFDRVAAEECLAELRTLPRIAAGKCRIACVGMRIDARTRNAEALANWAAEQEIDYLGTIRATQAYCRFLEQGLSLFDFAPERVAAYRPDWTGVTAWLDQVLAFEAPAPRMIRPVDAHPHDAESAGVPGFLRRSAGASGPLKP from the coding sequence ATGAGTGTCATCGCCGTCATCAACCGCAAGGGCGGATCGGGCAAATCGACGCTCGCCACGCATGTGGCGGGCTATCTGGCGTCGCTCGGTCACAGCGTGATGCTGGGCGATGTGGATCGGCAGCAGTCCTCGCGTTACTGGCTCGGCTTGCGCGCGGCTGAACGCACACCGATCCGTGGCTGGACGATCGATGAGCGCAATTTCGCCCGCCCGCCGGCTGGCACGCAGCATGTGGTGCTCGACACCCCGGGCGGCTTTCAGGGCATCGGCCTGATGAAGGTGGCGCTCTATGCCGACGCAGTGCTGCTCCCCGCGACCAGCTCGGTTTTCGACCGCGTCGCCGCCGAAGAATGCCTCGCTGAATTGCGCACCCTGCCGCGCATTGCGGCGGGCAAATGCCGCATCGCCTGCGTCGGCATGCGCATCGATGCCCGCACCCGCAATGCCGAAGCCCTCGCGAACTGGGCTGCGGAGCAGGAGATCGATTACCTCGGCACGATTCGCGCCACACAGGCCTACTGTCGCTTCCTCGAACAAGGGTTATCGCTGTTCGACTTCGCGCCCGAGCGCGTCGCAGCCTACCGCCCGGACTGGACTGGCGTGACCGCTTGGCTCGATCAGGTGCTGGCGTTCGAGGCGCCGGCACCGCGCATGATCCGCCCGGTTGACGCGCACCCGCACGATGCCGAATCCGCGGGCGTGCCCGGTTTCCTGCGCCGCAGCGCGGGCGCCAGCGGGCCGCTGAAACCCTGA
- a CDS encoding sensor domain-containing diguanylate cyclase produces the protein MNTQPHAHTPHIERLAEVVALPIGRWDVSGRLVFCNTPYVLWAGRPREVLLGHTLAELFGEVAWNAARPAFERAFAAGETTSYERLLTHAPHTPRWARIQVFPDVEDGVVTSVFTIATDIHEDVVAREALIAARVRLDRFTENIPNPLIYLDRDGVIRFANKAYREACGKPPEALIDHHLAAVRGESVWQEHRPHIERALSGETVHYSRLVEGLTHGPRWLRTSFVPDFDHDGSVLGLYTVTIDVHDLTVAQEQLRRSVERDALTDVLSRRTMMSRIENALAEPCLDPVALFFVDLDGFKSVNDEFGHGEGDALLIRVGTALQSAVRAEDAVGRFGGDEFLVLATVRDAAGAAALAQHLLDAIRGITTRQALADRVSASIGYALAPQDTTQPMKLLQRADDAMYAAKRRGKNRVMAASALDSSAG, from the coding sequence ATGAACACGCAGCCCCACGCCCACACACCGCATATCGAACGCCTCGCCGAGGTGGTCGCGCTGCCGATTGGCCGTTGGGATGTGTCCGGGCGCCTGGTGTTCTGCAACACGCCGTATGTGCTGTGGGCCGGGCGCCCGCGTGAAGTGCTGCTGGGGCACACGCTGGCCGAACTGTTTGGCGAAGTCGCCTGGAATGCCGCGCGTCCGGCCTTCGAACGCGCCTTCGCCGCGGGCGAGACGACCAGCTACGAACGCCTGCTGACGCACGCGCCACATACGCCGCGCTGGGCCCGCATCCAGGTCTTCCCGGACGTTGAGGATGGCGTGGTGACATCCGTCTTCACGATCGCCACCGATATCCATGAAGACGTGGTCGCGCGTGAGGCGCTGATCGCCGCGCGGGTTCGGCTGGACCGCTTTACCGAGAACATCCCGAACCCGCTGATCTACCTCGACCGTGACGGCGTGATCCGTTTTGCCAACAAGGCGTATCGCGAGGCCTGCGGCAAACCGCCCGAGGCCCTGATCGACCATCACCTCGCCGCAGTGCGCGGTGAATCGGTGTGGCAGGAGCACCGTCCGCATATCGAGCGCGCGTTGTCAGGTGAGACGGTGCACTACTCGCGGCTGGTTGAAGGGCTCACGCACGGCCCGCGCTGGTTGCGAACCAGTTTCGTGCCGGACTTCGATCACGATGGCAGCGTGCTCGGGCTCTACACCGTGACGATCGATGTGCATGACCTGACTGTGGCGCAGGAACAGTTGCGGCGCAGTGTCGAGCGCGACGCGCTGACCGACGTGCTGAGCCGGCGCACGATGATGAGCCGCATCGAAAACGCGCTCGCGGAGCCCTGCCTCGATCCGGTCGCGCTGTTCTTCGTCGACCTCGATGGCTTCAAATCGGTGAACGACGAGTTCGGCCACGGCGAGGGCGATGCCCTGCTGATCCGCGTGGGCACCGCCTTGCAGAGCGCGGTGCGTGCCGAGGACGCAGTGGGCCGCTTCGGCGGCGACGAGTTTCTGGTTCTGGCCACTGTTCGCGATGCCGCCGGTGCAGCAGCGCTCGCGCAGCATCTGCTGGATGCGATTCGCGGCATCACGACGCGCCAGGCCTTGGCCGACCGCGTCAGCGCCAGCATCGGCTATGCACTGGCGCCGCAGGACACCACACAGCCGATGAAGTTGCTGCAGCGCGCGGACGATGCGATGTACGCCGCCAAACGGCGTGGCAAGAATCGCGTGATGGCGGCCTCCGCGCTCGACAGCAGCGCGGGTTGA
- the sbcB gene encoding exodeoxyribonuclease I, producing MADLSFYWHDYETFGVMPRRDRPAQFAGVRTDAELNEVGEPQMIYCQPSPDYLPDPESCLLTGILPQTCLERGLPEHAFAAAIERELAMPGTVGVGYNTLRFDDEVTRHLFWRNLIDPYAREWQNDCGRWDLLDVVRCMYALRPEGIVWPRHEDGRPSFKLEHLTAANGLAHEAAHDALSDVRATIALARLIRGLQPRLWDFCLKLRKKDAVLAEIDLATPKPFLHVSGMFGPERGCIAVVWPLGPHPTNKNEIIVWDLAQDPGELAGLDAATVRERMFTRADALPEGVTRLPIKTIHINKSPVVIGNLKTLSPTMAEKWGIDVAQALRHAEAARNIKPLTALWREVFARPAPETPADVDEDLYGGFVGNGDRRILNQLRTLDAAELAGEKVSFADGRLEELLFRYRARNFPETLSESEQARWEMHRIAQLHQGVGGARSLPAFFDRIDALSEAADERGEAILGALYDYAEAIAPPA from the coding sequence ATGGCCGACCTGAGCTTTTACTGGCACGACTACGAAACCTTCGGCGTGATGCCGCGGCGCGACCGCCCGGCCCAGTTCGCCGGCGTGCGCACCGACGCCGAGCTGAACGAAGTCGGCGAGCCGCAGATGATTTACTGCCAGCCATCGCCTGACTATCTGCCCGATCCGGAAAGCTGCCTGCTGACCGGCATCCTGCCGCAGACCTGCCTTGAGCGCGGGCTGCCCGAGCATGCGTTTGCCGCGGCGATCGAGCGCGAACTGGCCATGCCCGGCACCGTGGGCGTGGGCTACAACACCCTGCGCTTCGATGACGAAGTCACCCGCCACCTGTTCTGGCGCAACCTCATCGACCCCTACGCCCGCGAGTGGCAGAACGACTGCGGCCGCTGGGATCTGCTCGACGTGGTGCGCTGCATGTACGCACTGCGCCCGGAAGGCATCGTGTGGCCGAGGCACGAAGATGGGCGCCCGTCGTTCAAGCTCGAACACCTCACCGCCGCCAACGGCCTCGCGCACGAAGCGGCGCACGATGCGCTGTCGGATGTGCGCGCCACGATCGCGCTGGCGCGCTTGATCCGTGGCCTGCAACCACGCTTGTGGGACTTCTGCCTGAAGCTGCGCAAGAAGGACGCGGTGCTGGCCGAGATCGATCTCGCCACCCCCAAGCCCTTCCTGCATGTGTCCGGCATGTTCGGGCCGGAGCGTGGCTGCATTGCGGTGGTGTGGCCGCTCGGCCCGCATCCGACGAACAAGAACGAGATCATCGTGTGGGATCTCGCGCAGGACCCGGGCGAGCTTGCTGGCCTGGATGCCGCCACGGTGCGCGAGCGCATGTTCACCCGCGCCGACGCGTTGCCGGAAGGCGTAACGCGGCTGCCGATCAAGACAATCCACATCAACAAGTCACCCGTGGTGATTGGCAACCTGAAGACGCTGAGCCCGACGATGGCTGAGAAGTGGGGCATCGATGTGGCGCAGGCGCTGCGCCATGCAGAAGCTGCGCGCAACATCAAGCCGCTCACAGCGCTGTGGCGAGAGGTGTTTGCGCGACCAGCCCCCGAAACACCCGCAGATGTCGATGAGGATCTCTACGGTGGCTTTGTCGGCAATGGTGACCGCCGCATCCTGAACCAGCTGCGCACGCTGGACGCGGCCGAACTCGCTGGCGAGAAGGTGAGCTTTGCCGATGGACGGCTCGAAGAACTGCTGTTCCGCTACCGAGCGCGAAACTTCCCCGAGACCCTCAGCGAGAGCGAACAGGCGCGCTGGGAAATGCACCGCATCGCGCAGCTGCACCAGGGCGTCGGGGGCGCGCGATCACTGCCGGCGTTCTTCGATCGCATCGACGCGCTGAGCGAAGCCGCGGACGAGCGCGGCGAGGCGATCCTCGGCGCACTGTACGACTACGCCGAGGCGATCGCGCCACCGGCCTGA
- a CDS encoding alpha/beta hydrolase, whose product MRFTTTLAALFTVALTACGGGGDTTTTPEPPPGPPPPPTNGLYVSPQFDTTQIALYLDVPYSKRPNEGGVQYTSSLTKSVEIGTAELTLELDVAVPPNATASAPQPAVVWIHGGSFLAGSKEERRDDAMTYARAGYVAATINYRLTPDNQANPAIRVRAIQQATEDAMNAIRYLRANAARYHIDRNRIATIGTSAGGGISLINAIEADTLLNTVSDYPGFSAHVQAAIATGATLGESGIDTNSLFHFDASDSPVLLFHAKETDSVTGATWTGNVLPTQKAIVDAGGSCTVVAQDNMTHTVDLSLGGRWWPQLKPFLWEKLRLAAM is encoded by the coding sequence ATGAGATTCACGACAACCCTGGCCGCTCTGTTCACGGTCGCGCTCACCGCATGCGGCGGCGGTGGCGACACCACCACCACGCCCGAGCCACCGCCTGGCCCTCCACCGCCACCAACAAACGGCCTCTACGTCAGCCCACAGTTCGACACGACACAGATCGCGCTTTACCTCGATGTGCCGTACTCGAAGCGACCAAACGAGGGCGGCGTGCAGTACACCTCAAGCCTGACGAAGAGCGTTGAAATCGGCACCGCCGAGCTGACGCTGGAACTGGACGTCGCAGTGCCGCCGAACGCCACCGCCAGCGCACCGCAACCGGCGGTGGTCTGGATCCACGGCGGCAGCTTCCTCGCCGGCAGCAAGGAGGAACGGCGCGACGACGCCATGACCTATGCGCGCGCCGGCTACGTCGCGGCGACGATCAACTACCGCCTGACACCCGACAATCAGGCGAACCCGGCGATCCGCGTACGCGCCATCCAGCAGGCGACCGAGGACGCGATGAATGCGATCCGCTACCTGCGGGCGAACGCCGCGCGGTATCACATCGACCGGAACCGCATCGCGACAATCGGCACCTCGGCCGGCGGTGGCATTTCGCTGATCAACGCAATCGAAGCCGACACGCTGCTCAACACGGTGTCGGACTACCCCGGTTTCAGCGCCCACGTGCAGGCGGCGATCGCCACCGGGGCCACGCTGGGGGAATCGGGTATCGACACCAACAGCCTGTTCCATTTCGACGCCAGCGACAGCCCGGTATTGCTGTTCCACGCCAAGGAAACCGACAGCGTCACCGGTGCCACCTGGACCGGCAACGTGCTGCCGACGCAAAAGGCGATCGTTGACGCCGGCGGCAGCTGCACCGTGGTCGCGCAGGACAACATGACGCACACCGTCGACCTGTCACTCGGCGGGCGCTGGTGGCCCCAGCTCAAACCCTTCCTGTGGGAGAAATTGCGACTCGCCGCGATGTAG
- a CDS encoding flagellar basal body-associated FliL family protein: MLRLQRLHSFLPALFSATALLLLAPDAHANDHGGGDKAAGPAPMMFVVNVGKTGHGGTVLQTQIVLEGANATATQSIEAFKPALQHQIIQIISAETPERLRTADGKSALGEKILEASNKILGTTRKTGVKEVFFTHFILQQP; the protein is encoded by the coding sequence ATGCTTCGACTGCAACGCCTGCACAGCTTTTTGCCCGCACTTTTTTCCGCGACTGCCCTGCTGTTGCTGGCGCCGGACGCACACGCCAACGACCACGGCGGCGGCGACAAGGCGGCCGGCCCGGCTCCGATGATGTTCGTCGTGAACGTCGGCAAAACAGGCCATGGCGGTACGGTGCTGCAGACGCAGATCGTGCTCGAGGGGGCCAATGCGACGGCGACGCAGTCGATCGAGGCCTTCAAGCCGGCGCTGCAGCATCAGATCATCCAGATCATCTCGGCGGAGACGCCAGAACGCCTGCGCACTGCCGACGGCAAATCGGCGCTCGGCGAGAAGATTCTTGAAGCCTCGAACAAGATCCTCGGCACGACCCGCAAGACCGGCGTGAAGGAAGTGTTCTTCACGCACTTCATCCTGCAGCAGCCCTGA
- the infA gene encoding translation initiation factor IF-1, whose amino-acid sequence MSKEEPIVMNGQVTEVLPDARFRVTLDNGHELVAYTAGKMRKHRIRILTGDKVTLEMSAYDLSKGRITFRAIENRGPVAPRRRF is encoded by the coding sequence ATGTCCAAGGAAGAACCGATCGTCATGAACGGTCAAGTCACCGAAGTGCTGCCCGACGCACGCTTTCGCGTCACGCTCGACAACGGGCATGAGTTGGTCGCCTACACCGCAGGCAAGATGCGCAAGCACCGCATCCGCATCCTTACCGGCGACAAGGTCACGCTCGAAATGTCCGCGTACGACCTGAGCAAAGGCCGTATTACCTTCCGCGCGATCGAGAATCGCGGGCCGGTCGCACCGCGCCGCCGCTTCTGA
- a CDS encoding DUF4377 domain-containing protein → MKRYLLLATMLTSLAGCGGTNDEQITTVHVSHYREQTFIAPGGYVLWPTGTDDAGNSQPVPHFDHHWGHQYVIRIGKTPVDHPAADAPNYNLRLVSIDSDVVVPATTEFVLTAYPFTTPLFSVTGAGGTLMDGTPFVCSDEQTCADLSAAQTALTSPNALAITFGYSAGTQLPLVVKSFQTKSTGS, encoded by the coding sequence ATGAAACGCTATCTGTTGCTTGCGACGATGCTGACCAGTCTTGCGGGCTGCGGCGGCACGAATGACGAACAAATCACTACCGTGCACGTTTCTCACTACCGTGAGCAGACCTTCATTGCCCCCGGGGGCTATGTCCTTTGGCCAACCGGCACCGATGACGCAGGCAATTCGCAGCCTGTGCCGCACTTCGATCATCACTGGGGGCACCAGTATGTGATCCGTATCGGCAAGACGCCGGTCGACCACCCCGCAGCGGATGCGCCGAACTACAACCTGCGCCTTGTCAGCATTGATTCCGACGTTGTGGTACCGGCAACAACGGAATTCGTGCTCACCGCGTATCCATTCACCACGCCGCTGTTCTCGGTAACCGGTGCGGGTGGCACGTTGATGGACGGTACGCCGTTTGTCTGCAGCGATGAACAGACTTGCGCCGATCTGTCCGCGGCCCAGACCGCGCTGACCAGCCCGAACGCGCTTGCAATTACCTTCGGCTATTCCGCCGGTACGCAGCTGCCGCTGGTCGTCAAATCGTTCCAGACCAAGTCCACCGGCAGTTGA